In the genome of Bryobacteraceae bacterium, one region contains:
- a CDS encoding YraN family protein, whose protein sequence is MMAWAFRLLDEIRHRARRKRWHADLATGRRGEDLAHRYLEKTGMVVVARNYKTPSGTAEVDLIAWDRHDLVFVEVKSRQTDEYGAPERAVDEPKRRKIVYAALDYIRRAGFDHPSVRFDVVSIVFGRGEHVEHIRDAFGP, encoded by the coding sequence ATGATGGCGTGGGCATTCCGGCTGCTGGATGAAATCCGGCACCGGGCGCGCCGCAAGCGTTGGCACGCCGATCTCGCGACGGGACGGCGGGGTGAGGATCTGGCTCACCGGTATCTGGAGAAGACGGGCATGGTGGTTGTGGCCCGCAACTACAAGACGCCATCGGGCACGGCGGAGGTGGACCTCATCGCGTGGGACCGGCACGACCTGGTGTTCGTGGAGGTGAAGTCGCGCCAGACCGACGAGTATGGCGCGCCGGAACGGGCGGTGGATGAGCCCAAACGGCGGAAAATCGTGTACGCGGCGCTCGACTATATCCGCCGCGCCGGCTTCGATCATCCAAGCGTTCGCTTCGACGTGGTGAGCATCGTGTTCGGACGCGGGGAGCACGTGGAGCACATCCGCGACGCGTTCGGACCCTGA
- a CDS encoding methyltransferase domain-containing protein gives MRVLDVGCGINKYPGSIGIDNNPASRADVLCDVDHLPYPFRDSTFDAIRAIHVIEHVGNVIATLEEFHRLGRGGARVTIETPHYTDFSSWCDPTHKWHLNSYSLRYFGEDHGGFGYYSKARFREISVRVKLLALWRYAGFEFLVNRIPRFRKFWEHYLCFVVRGKVITFELEVLK, from the coding sequence ATGCGAGTGCTCGATGTCGGCTGTGGCATCAACAAGTATCCGGGGTCGATCGGGATCGACAACAATCCTGCGTCGCGCGCCGACGTGCTCTGCGATGTCGACCATCTCCCGTATCCGTTCCGGGACTCGACGTTCGACGCGATTCGTGCGATTCACGTGATCGAGCACGTTGGCAACGTGATCGCGACGCTCGAAGAGTTCCATCGCCTGGGGCGAGGCGGGGCACGGGTAACGATCGAGACGCCGCACTACACGGATTTCAGTTCGTGGTGCGACCCGACACACAAGTGGCACCTGAACTCCTATTCCCTGCGCTATTTCGGGGAGGACCACGGCGGGTTCGGATACTATTCGAAGGCGAGATTCCGTGAGATTTCGGTTCGCGTGAAGCTACTAGCACTGTGGAGATACGCAGGTTTCGAGTTCCTGGTGAACCGCATTCCGCGGTTCCGGAAGTTCTGGGAACACTACCTGTGTTTCGTGGTGCGAGGCAAAGTGATCACGTTCGAACTGGAAGTCCTCAAATGA
- a CDS encoding acetyl ornithine aminotransferase family protein, translating to MTRPDLPHLVTALPGPRARAVLDRDSAVISPSYTRTYPLVADRGEGAIVIDVDGNRFLDCNAGIAVCATGHCHPNVMAAIQEQAARLIHMSGTDFYYENMVDLAERLARLAPGGGEQRVYFGNSGTEAVEAALKLARYHTGRDKFIAFYGAFHGRTLGSLALTASKPAQRRKFSPLMPGVTHIPYAYCYRCAYGKQVETCAVECVRVIEEQLFKTTAPAEEVAAIVLEPIQGEGGYVVPPQKFHDELAAVAARHGILLVHDEVQSGMGRTGRMWASEHFGAEPDILAIAKGIASGMPLGATVARAAVMNWTPGAHASTFGGNPVSVAAALATIELLEDELVESAARIGAHMRARMDDWPRRFSCVGDVRGRGLMIGVELVKSQETRERAPELRDRIVQQMFERGVLVLGAGANTIRLSPPLVITRDQADHLLDQLEDLLQGAA from the coding sequence ATGACTCGTCCGGATCTTCCGCACCTCGTCACCGCGCTGCCGGGACCCAGGGCGCGAGCGGTGCTCGACCGCGACAGCGCTGTGATCTCGCCGTCCTACACACGCACGTATCCGCTGGTTGCGGACCGCGGCGAGGGCGCGATCGTGATCGATGTGGACGGCAATCGATTCCTGGATTGCAATGCCGGGATCGCGGTTTGCGCTACCGGCCATTGCCATCCGAACGTGATGGCGGCGATCCAGGAGCAAGCAGCGCGCCTGATCCACATGTCCGGGACGGACTTCTACTACGAGAACATGGTGGATCTGGCGGAGCGATTGGCGCGGCTGGCTCCGGGCGGCGGCGAGCAGCGCGTGTACTTCGGCAACTCGGGCACGGAAGCGGTGGAAGCGGCGCTGAAGCTGGCCCGGTATCACACGGGCCGCGACAAGTTCATCGCGTTCTACGGAGCGTTTCACGGACGGACGCTGGGGTCGCTGGCGTTGACGGCGAGCAAGCCGGCACAGCGCAGGAAGTTTTCGCCGTTGATGCCTGGCGTGACACACATCCCCTACGCCTATTGCTACCGGTGCGCGTACGGGAAGCAGGTGGAGACATGCGCCGTGGAGTGCGTGCGGGTGATCGAAGAGCAGTTGTTCAAGACGACGGCGCCGGCCGAGGAGGTGGCGGCGATCGTGCTGGAGCCGATCCAGGGCGAGGGCGGATATGTCGTGCCGCCGCAGAAGTTCCACGACGAGTTGGCGGCGGTTGCTGCGCGGCACGGAATCCTGCTGGTTCATGACGAAGTGCAGAGCGGGATGGGCCGCACGGGGCGGATGTGGGCGAGTGAGCATTTCGGCGCGGAGCCGGATATCCTCGCGATCGCCAAGGGCATCGCGAGCGGGATGCCGCTGGGAGCCACGGTGGCTCGCGCGGCGGTGATGAACTGGACGCCCGGGGCTCACGCTTCGACATTCGGGGGGAATCCCGTTTCGGTGGCGGCGGCGCTGGCCACGATCGAGTTGCTCGAAGACGAGCTGGTGGAGAGCGCAGCGCGGATTGGCGCGCATATGCGGGCTCGGATGGACGATTGGCCGCGGCGGTTCAGCTGCGTGGGCGACGTTCGGGGGCGTGGGCTGATGATCGGCGTGGAGTTGGTGAAGAGCCAGGAGACGCGGGAACGCGCGCCGGAGCTGCGGGACCGGATCGTGCAGCAAATGTTCGAGCGAGGCGTGCTGGTGCTGGGCGCGGGGGCGAATACGATTCGGCTTTCGCCGCCGCTGGTGATTACGCGCGACCAGGCGGATCACTTGCTGGATCAACTGGAGGACCTGCTGCAAGGCGCGGCATAA
- a CDS encoding YkgJ family cysteine cluster protein, whose protein sequence is MPPPKDPPGALRFACQSGCTNCCDQRGFVYLTAQDLRNAAEFLGLSKRAFTKRYVYRTRHLRRLRKPPDRQCPFLEPGKGCAIHPVKPVQCRLFPFWPELVENRAAWFVAGLDCPGIGKGELIQIGQAMETASEMKTAYPTMY, encoded by the coding sequence ATGCCGCCTCCCAAAGATCCGCCAGGCGCCCTGCGCTTCGCCTGCCAGTCAGGCTGCACCAACTGCTGCGACCAGCGCGGGTTCGTCTACCTCACCGCCCAGGATCTTCGAAACGCCGCAGAATTCCTCGGCCTTTCCAAGCGCGCGTTCACCAAGCGCTACGTCTACCGCACCCGCCACCTGCGTCGCCTGCGCAAACCGCCGGATCGCCAATGCCCCTTCCTTGAACCCGGCAAAGGCTGCGCCATTCACCCCGTGAAGCCCGTGCAGTGCCGGCTGTTCCCCTTCTGGCCGGAGCTGGTTGAGAACCGCGCCGCTTGGTTCGTCGCCGGGTTGGATTGTCCCGGTATCGGCAAGGGCGAACTCATTCAAATCGGCCAGGCGATGGAAACCGCCTCCGAAATGAAGACCGCCTACCCCACCATGTATTAA
- a CDS encoding MBL fold metallo-hydrolase, whose protein sequence is MTRREALALLGAPALAAGDPPIRTARVTILSTMLADRGIGEWGFGAAVEANGRRILFDTGAHPRTVLANADQLKIDLSDISDVILSHNHGDHTGGFLTMREVLGKRNPKALSRAWVGEGIFRAGRRGTPMPDAKAVYEKSGGTFEILREAKEIFPGAWLTGPVPRTHPEKNWSANVGAEDNIQEDQSLVLDTVKGLVVVAGCGHAGIINTLEYAREKVRKAPVHAAIGGFHLFNASEETLAWTSAELKKMGLQHFLGAHCTGIEAVYRVRAAVGLTRRTCAVGAVGGVFDLEKGLQPGALAG, encoded by the coding sequence ATGACACGACGCGAGGCCCTGGCGCTGCTGGGCGCACCGGCGTTGGCGGCGGGCGACCCGCCGATTCGAACCGCGCGGGTCACGATCCTTTCGACGATGCTCGCCGATCGTGGAATCGGCGAGTGGGGTTTCGGCGCGGCGGTGGAAGCAAACGGCCGGCGAATCCTGTTCGATACCGGCGCGCATCCGCGGACGGTGCTGGCGAATGCGGATCAACTGAAGATCGACCTCAGCGATATCAGCGACGTGATCCTTTCGCACAACCATGGCGATCACACCGGCGGATTCCTCACGATGCGGGAAGTGCTCGGCAAGCGCAACCCGAAGGCGCTGTCGCGGGCATGGGTGGGCGAAGGGATCTTCCGCGCCGGCCGCCGCGGAACGCCGATGCCGGATGCGAAGGCCGTGTACGAGAAAAGCGGCGGCACGTTCGAGATCCTGCGGGAGGCGAAGGAGATTTTCCCCGGCGCATGGCTGACCGGACCGGTGCCGCGCACGCATCCAGAAAAGAATTGGAGTGCGAATGTGGGAGCCGAGGACAATATCCAGGAGGACCAGTCGCTGGTGCTCGATACGGTGAAGGGGCTGGTGGTGGTGGCCGGGTGCGGACACGCCGGGATCATCAACACGCTGGAGTACGCAAGGGAGAAGGTACGGAAAGCGCCGGTGCATGCAGCGATCGGCGGGTTCCACCTGTTCAACGCGAGCGAGGAGACGCTGGCGTGGACGTCGGCGGAGTTGAAGAAGATGGGCTTGCAGCATTTTCTGGGCGCGCACTGCACAGGCATTGAGGCGGTGTATCGGGTGCGGGCGGCGGTGGGACTCACGCGGCGGACGTGCGCGGTAGGCGCGGTGGGGGGCGTATTCGATCTGGAAAAAGGCCTGCAGCCGGGCGCGCTGGCCGGTTAA
- a CDS encoding arylsulfatase — MMITRRTFAQTLAAGAVAAGASTKPNIVYILADDLGWGDLGCYNPDTKIETPNANRLASQGVRFTDMHSPSSVCTPTRYGILTGRYCWRSRLKSGVLNGRGSNLIEPGRTTVASMLKAQGYYTGGVGKWHLGFQEKEPVDYDQPLKPGPNDHGFDYYFGIPASLDFEPYVFVENDHVVERHTSHTPGKNNPRGVFWREGPIAPHFTMEGCLPTLTDKAVGFLKDRAKKPDQPFFLYFPLTGPHTPWVPLKQYIGKSGAGLYGDFVMQVDDVLGRIARTLDELKMTDNTMLVFTSDNGAHWTPEDKAKYPHRANAHWRGQKADVWDAGHRIPFLARWPGRFRSGSVSSQLGCLTDLMATAAEATGSRLAADAGEDSFSWLPAAMGTTPRTPLRESVVHHSSQGMFSIRRGEWKLCEGLGSGGFSEPRKIEPKPGEAPGQLYNVAKDASETENVYEKNPAIVASLTALLDKYKSAGRSRPA; from the coding sequence ATGATGATTACGCGAAGGACTTTCGCTCAGACGCTGGCGGCAGGCGCCGTGGCGGCGGGCGCGTCGACAAAACCGAACATCGTCTACATCCTGGCCGATGATCTGGGCTGGGGCGATCTCGGCTGCTACAACCCGGATACGAAGATCGAGACGCCGAACGCGAACCGGTTGGCGTCGCAAGGCGTGCGGTTCACCGACATGCACTCGCCGTCGTCGGTATGCACGCCGACGCGCTACGGAATCCTGACGGGGCGCTACTGCTGGCGGTCCCGGTTGAAATCGGGCGTGCTGAACGGGCGGGGATCGAATCTGATAGAGCCTGGACGGACGACGGTGGCATCAATGTTGAAGGCGCAGGGTTACTACACTGGCGGCGTGGGCAAGTGGCACCTCGGGTTCCAGGAGAAGGAGCCGGTGGATTACGACCAGCCATTGAAGCCGGGGCCAAACGATCATGGGTTCGATTACTACTTTGGGATCCCGGCTTCGCTCGACTTCGAGCCGTATGTGTTCGTGGAGAACGATCATGTGGTGGAGCGGCATACGTCGCACACTCCGGGGAAGAACAATCCGCGGGGAGTGTTTTGGCGCGAGGGTCCAATTGCGCCGCACTTCACGATGGAGGGGTGCCTGCCGACGCTGACGGACAAGGCGGTGGGGTTTCTGAAAGACCGGGCGAAAAAGCCGGATCAGCCGTTCTTCCTGTATTTTCCGCTGACCGGTCCGCACACGCCATGGGTCCCGCTGAAGCAGTACATCGGCAAGAGCGGCGCGGGGCTCTACGGCGACTTTGTGATGCAGGTGGACGATGTGTTGGGGCGGATCGCACGTACGCTCGATGAACTGAAGATGACGGACAACACTATGCTGGTATTCACGTCTGACAACGGCGCGCACTGGACGCCGGAGGACAAGGCAAAGTATCCGCATCGGGCGAACGCGCACTGGCGCGGGCAGAAGGCGGACGTATGGGACGCGGGGCATCGCATTCCATTTCTCGCGCGGTGGCCGGGGCGGTTTCGTAGCGGTTCGGTGAGCAGCCAACTCGGATGCCTTACGGACCTGATGGCGACGGCGGCCGAGGCGACCGGCTCCAGGCTCGCGGCGGATGCCGGCGAGGACAGCTTTTCGTGGCTACCGGCGGCGATGGGGACGACGCCGCGGACGCCTCTGCGTGAATCGGTGGTGCACCACTCGAGCCAAGGCATGTTCTCGATCCGGCGGGGCGAATGGAAACTCTGCGAGGGCCTGGGTTCGGGCGGATTTTCGGAACCGCGGAAGATCGAGCCTAAGCCCGGCGAGGCGCCGGGGCAATTGTACAACGTCGCCAAGGATGCTTCCGAGACCGAGAACGTCTACGAGAAGAATCCGGCGATCGTGGCGTCCCTGACGGCGCTGCTTGATAAGTACAAGAGCGCAGGAAGGAGCCGGCCAGCATGA
- a CDS encoding DUF1080 domain-containing protein — MRLVLFVVSAALLPAQWKPLFSGRDLAGWHQCNGTATYRVEGAEIVGETAAGSPNSFLCTDREYGDFILEFETKNDPVLNSGVQIRSHQYAAETEVMTVNRGVRRVKHPAGRVHGYQVEVANEQGGASGGIYDEARRGWLHQTQCGGYKDNAWNTYRVEARGDAIKTWVNGKACADVVDSMDLTGFIALQVHAFKGPHPATVRWRNVRIQDLGTSRWKPFPGGWSATGGGKIAKAKDGTMRLTAEAAKKESRGFYVSKRALDDFTIRLKYKITHGNSGVFYRMGDPDLRGELGYEIEVDPSRDLGGLQAPGTRGWLQHTSDGMFRDHFRPDDWNVLTISAHGRRHTIHVNGVKTAEATDDPGRLNGKVALQLNTRYDLDVTYKDIEILESK; from the coding sequence ATGCGGCTGGTCTTATTCGTAGTGAGCGCGGCCCTGCTGCCGGCGCAGTGGAAACCATTGTTCAGCGGGCGCGATCTGGCGGGTTGGCATCAGTGCAATGGCACGGCCACGTATCGCGTGGAGGGAGCGGAGATCGTTGGGGAGACGGCGGCGGGGAGCCCGAATTCGTTTCTTTGCACGGACCGCGAGTACGGCGATTTCATCCTGGAGTTCGAAACCAAGAACGACCCGGTGTTGAACTCCGGCGTGCAGATCCGTTCGCACCAGTACGCGGCTGAAACCGAGGTGATGACGGTGAACCGGGGCGTGCGGCGAGTGAAGCATCCGGCGGGGCGGGTGCATGGCTATCAGGTGGAAGTGGCGAACGAACAGGGCGGCGCCTCAGGCGGAATCTACGACGAGGCACGGCGCGGATGGCTTCACCAGACACAGTGCGGAGGGTACAAGGACAACGCCTGGAACACCTACCGCGTGGAGGCACGCGGCGATGCGATTAAGACGTGGGTGAACGGAAAAGCGTGTGCCGATGTCGTGGACTCAATGGACCTGACCGGCTTCATCGCGCTGCAGGTGCATGCATTCAAGGGCCCGCATCCGGCGACAGTGCGGTGGCGGAACGTGCGGATTCAGGATCTGGGAACATCGCGGTGGAAACCGTTCCCAGGCGGATGGTCGGCCACCGGAGGCGGGAAGATAGCGAAGGCAAAAGACGGCACCATGCGGCTGACGGCGGAAGCGGCGAAGAAGGAGTCCCGCGGCTTCTACGTTTCGAAACGGGCGCTGGATGACTTTACGATTCGGCTGAAATACAAGATCACGCACGGCAATAGCGGCGTGTTCTACCGAATGGGCGATCCGGACCTGCGCGGAGAGTTGGGCTACGAGATCGAAGTAGACCCGTCGCGCGACTTGGGCGGGCTTCAGGCGCCGGGCACGCGCGGCTGGCTGCAGCACACCTCCGACGGGATGTTTCGCGACCACTTCCGGCCGGACGATTGGAACGTGCTGACGATATCGGCGCACGGGCGGCGACACACCATCCACGTCAACGGCGTAAAGACCGCCGAGGCGACGGACGATCCGGGGCGGTTGAACGGCAAGGTGGCGCTGCAGTTGAACACTCGGTACGACCTGGACGTGACGTACAAAGATATCGAGATACTGGAATCGAAATGA
- a CDS encoding M56 family metallopeptidase, with the protein MMQETFLLIGESALRAAAVAVLAGGGLWLARRRDAAVRSAVWTVALAAGLLMPVAVAVNPRIFLRAAPAAVAAPFEGEIAVSSFAVAEEAARWSWVDAAAWLYAAIGAILMLRVAAGLVAGIRMRRRSAPLPEFGAGVVESSEVEVPVTLGAFRPVIVLPASWREWEPRKLDAVLQHERAHIERGDFLVQLAASLHAAVYWFSPVAWWVRRELLALAEQAADDRVVRTVGDGPYYAEVVFSFLGRRAASAAAVPMARGSRAEARIDRILSGPPGAGVVGTRTLLWLCAAGVPMLYLSSSITMAQAPSPPPPPSPPPPPAAPAPVAEAPPAPPRPPRPSRAPAAPARGMRRIFSGHGGNDLRIGADAIRFSRGASDYRITDPAILKRAQELFAPVQALGEEQRALGEKQRALGEEQRKLGEKIRTAAAPMRDLRGDLDKIRAESEQLRAKGSVTQSELGRLQSMMGRLQGQLGELQRSLGEGHGEIGRQMGELGRKQGELGRMQGELGRKQGAASRQASEQLDKLLDEAIRDGRAKLIE; encoded by the coding sequence ATGATGCAGGAGACGTTTTTGCTGATAGGCGAGTCCGCGTTGCGGGCGGCGGCCGTGGCGGTGTTGGCAGGGGGCGGACTGTGGCTGGCGCGGCGGCGCGACGCGGCGGTGCGCTCGGCGGTTTGGACGGTGGCGCTGGCCGCAGGCTTGTTGATGCCGGTGGCGGTGGCGGTGAATCCACGAATCTTTCTCAGAGCCGCTCCGGCGGCGGTGGCGGCGCCGTTCGAAGGCGAAATCGCTGTGTCCTCGTTCGCAGTGGCGGAGGAGGCGGCGCGTTGGAGCTGGGTAGACGCGGCCGCGTGGCTCTACGCGGCGATCGGGGCGATCCTGATGCTGCGCGTGGCGGCGGGGCTGGTGGCGGGCATCCGGATGCGAAGGCGGAGCGCGCCATTGCCGGAGTTCGGGGCCGGCGTGGTGGAGTCCAGCGAGGTGGAAGTTCCAGTGACGCTCGGCGCTTTCCGGCCGGTGATTGTGCTGCCGGCATCGTGGCGGGAGTGGGAGCCGCGGAAGCTGGATGCGGTGTTGCAGCACGAGCGGGCGCACATTGAACGAGGCGATTTCCTGGTGCAATTGGCAGCCTCTCTGCACGCGGCGGTCTACTGGTTCAGCCCAGTGGCATGGTGGGTACGGCGGGAGTTGTTGGCGTTGGCCGAGCAGGCCGCCGACGACCGGGTGGTTCGGACGGTGGGCGATGGACCGTATTACGCCGAGGTGGTTTTCAGCTTTCTTGGAAGACGGGCGGCGAGCGCCGCCGCCGTGCCGATGGCGCGCGGGTCGCGGGCCGAAGCGCGGATCGACCGGATTCTGAGCGGGCCGCCAGGGGCGGGCGTGGTCGGCACGCGAACGCTTCTGTGGTTGTGCGCGGCGGGGGTTCCAATGCTGTACCTGAGCTCGTCGATTACGATGGCGCAAGCGCCGTCGCCTCCGCCGCCGCCGTCGCCTCCGCCGCCGCCCGCCGCGCCGGCTCCCGTGGCCGAGGCTCCTCCCGCGCCGCCAAGGCCGCCGCGACCTTCGCGCGCGCCGGCCGCTCCCGCGCGGGGCATGCGCCGGATCTTTTCCGGCCACGGCGGCAACGATCTTCGCATCGGCGCAGATGCGATTCGGTTCAGCCGCGGCGCCAGCGACTATCGGATTACAGACCCTGCAATCCTCAAAAGGGCACAGGAATTGTTTGCGCCGGTGCAAGCGTTGGGCGAGGAACAGCGCGCGCTAGGTGAAAAGCAGCGCGCCTTGGGCGAAGAACAACGCAAGCTCGGCGAGAAGATCCGGACCGCCGCCGCGCCCATGCGCGACTTGCGCGGCGACTTGGATAAGATCCGGGCCGAGTCCGAGCAGTTGCGCGCCAAGGGATCGGTGACGCAATCCGAGTTGGGGCGTCTACAGTCCATGATGGGCCGGCTGCAGGGCCAACTCGGCGAGTTACAACGCTCGCTGGGCGAAGGTCACGGCGAGATCGGCAGGCAGATGGGCGAACTCGGGCGCAAGCAAGGCGAACTCGGCCGGATGCAGGGCGAGTTGGGACGCAAGCAGGGCGCGGCGAGCCGGCAGGCCTCGGAGCAGTTGGACAAGCTGCTGGACGAGGCGATTCGGGACGGGCGCGCCAAGCTGATCGAGTAG
- a CDS encoding BlaI/MecI/CopY family transcriptional regulator, translated as MRNPNDDPPPGLGDLELLILQQVWDRGPCTAEDVREALMAERPMKDSTVRTVLRRLEEKGFVRHTVSGRTFLYEGAAQPHQLAARAVQGIVDRFCAGSLEKLLVGMVDGAVVSRGELERIAKRIAQAKGGRK; from the coding sequence ATGCGTAACCCAAACGACGATCCGCCGCCCGGCTTGGGCGATCTCGAATTACTGATCCTGCAACAGGTGTGGGATCGGGGGCCTTGCACGGCCGAAGATGTGCGCGAGGCGCTGATGGCCGAACGGCCGATGAAGGATTCGACGGTCCGGACGGTGCTGCGGCGGCTGGAGGAAAAGGGCTTCGTCCGGCACACGGTGAGCGGGCGCACGTTTCTATACGAAGGCGCGGCGCAGCCTCACCAACTGGCGGCGCGGGCCGTCCAAGGGATCGTGGACCGGTTCTGCGCGGGGTCGCTCGAGAAGCTGCTCGTCGGAATGGTGGATGGAGCGGTGGTTTCGCGCGGCGAGTTGGAAAGGATCGCGAAGAGAATCGCACAGGCGAAGGGAGGCCGGAAATGA
- a CDS encoding mannonate dehydratase, which produces MQRRHFLAASASAAALSSCVSSTTQTTTTTDQPWQDKPVRLHVGTQRGPTDEQMLQYLKRHGVNHICAYAPKPPYPQRGYWEASELSAMKELCDKHGIVIETVAAPFLASSHIDREERPNIMLGKEPERQRDIDDICKCIENVAKAGLPGIKYNMSILGVVRTERTAGRGGSTYSTWNLAKAQADPKFPKETKAGTVDEATAWERITHFVKAVMPVAHANKVKMACHPHDPGMPPEGFENVVRVLGTPQGLYKMAGLFDSPYHGFNLCLGTTAEMLQDPKKEIHDVIRTLGKQKKIFNIHFRNIRGHRDDFQEVYPDEGDMLMPQVLRTLYEIDYPYMLMPDHMPQHPDDAGGRQAFAFAFGYINGLIQSLKYELGQPFDAPTDDKNWFPA; this is translated from the coding sequence ATGCAACGTCGTCACTTCCTTGCCGCTTCCGCGTCCGCCGCGGCTCTTTCGAGCTGCGTCTCCTCCACCACTCAGACCACGACAACCACCGATCAGCCCTGGCAGGACAAGCCCGTCCGACTTCACGTCGGCACCCAGCGTGGACCCACCGATGAACAGATGCTGCAATACCTCAAGCGGCACGGCGTGAACCACATTTGCGCCTACGCGCCCAAGCCACCGTATCCGCAGCGCGGCTACTGGGAGGCGAGCGAACTCTCCGCAATGAAGGAGCTCTGCGACAAGCACGGCATCGTCATTGAGACCGTCGCCGCGCCGTTCCTCGCCTCGAGCCACATCGACCGCGAAGAGCGCCCTAACATCATGCTGGGCAAGGAGCCGGAGCGCCAGCGCGATATCGACGACATCTGCAAGTGCATCGAGAATGTCGCCAAGGCCGGTCTGCCCGGAATCAAATACAACATGTCCATCCTGGGCGTGGTCCGCACGGAGCGCACAGCCGGTCGCGGCGGTTCCACCTACTCAACCTGGAACCTCGCCAAGGCCCAGGCGGACCCCAAGTTCCCCAAGGAAACCAAGGCCGGCACGGTAGACGAAGCGACGGCGTGGGAGCGCATCACGCACTTTGTGAAGGCTGTGATGCCCGTCGCCCATGCCAACAAGGTGAAGATGGCATGCCACCCGCATGACCCCGGCATGCCGCCCGAAGGCTTCGAAAACGTGGTCCGCGTGCTAGGTACGCCGCAGGGGCTTTACAAAATGGCCGGCCTCTTCGATAGCCCCTACCACGGCTTTAACCTCTGCCTCGGCACGACGGCGGAAATGCTCCAGGATCCGAAGAAGGAGATCCACGACGTCATCCGCACTCTCGGCAAGCAGAAAAAGATCTTCAACATCCACTTCCGCAACATCCGCGGCCATCGTGACGACTTCCAGGAGGTCTATCCCGACGAAGGCGACATGCTCATGCCCCAGGTGCTGCGTACGCTGTACGAAATCGACTACCCGTACATGCTGATGCCGGACCACATGCCGCAGCACCCCGATGACGCCGGTGGACGTCAGGCCTTCGCGTTCGCGTTCGGCTACATCAATGGGCTCATTCAATCCCTGAAATACGAACTCGGCCAGCCGTTCGACGCGCCCACCGACGACAAGAACTGGTTCCCTGCCTGA
- a CDS encoding mechanosensitive ion channel family protein, with amino-acid sequence MKFGWSLLGALAVWIIGRWLIKFAIGLLSRALTQQKIDGTIVRYASNTLSVVLTVMLVLGILGMLGVETTSFAALLAGAGLAIGAAWSGLLANFAAGAFLVILRPFKTGDFISAGGITGTVEEIGLFVTTINTPDNVRTYVGNNKIFSDNLQNFSANPFRRVDITAPLAHAVEPKQAMAEIAQRVAAIPNVLSNPAPDVEIASYAAYGYVLAVRPYCHTDHYWQVYFDTQRALQDVLRSGGFPEPVVRPETSQA; translated from the coding sequence ATGAAATTCGGCTGGTCTCTGCTCGGGGCGTTGGCCGTCTGGATCATCGGCCGGTGGCTGATCAAGTTCGCCATCGGACTGCTCTCGAGGGCGCTGACACAGCAGAAGATCGACGGCACGATCGTCCGCTACGCAAGCAATACGCTTTCGGTGGTTTTGACAGTCATGCTGGTGCTGGGGATCCTCGGGATGCTGGGCGTGGAGACGACCTCGTTCGCGGCGCTTCTGGCCGGCGCGGGACTCGCCATCGGCGCGGCGTGGAGCGGCCTGCTGGCCAACTTCGCGGCCGGCGCGTTCCTAGTGATCCTGCGGCCGTTCAAAACGGGAGACTTCATTTCGGCCGGCGGAATCACGGGGACCGTCGAAGAGATCGGGTTGTTCGTGACTACGATCAACACCCCGGACAACGTCCGGACCTACGTCGGGAACAACAAGATCTTCTCCGACAATCTGCAGAACTTCTCCGCGAACCCCTTCCGCCGAGTGGACATCACGGCACCGCTGGCCCACGCCGTGGAGCCGAAGCAGGCGATGGCGGAGATCGCGCAGCGCGTAGCGGCGATCCCAAACGTACTCAGCAACCCGGCGCCGGACGTCGAGATCGCCAGCTACGCCGCCTACGGATACGTGCTCGCGGTGCGCCCCTACTGCCACACCGACCACTACTGGCAGGTCTACTTCGACACGCAGCGAGCGCTCCAGGACGTGCTTCGCTCCGGCGGGTTCCCGGAGCCAGTCGTGCGCCCCGAGACCAGCCAGGCATAG